The following proteins come from a genomic window of Ilumatobacter coccineus YM16-304:
- a CDS encoding creatininase family protein has translation MTTAHTPSRRATRRLADTPATVVDAAITERSILIVPIGATEQHGDHLPLGTDTFLAQSFADAAAERFGDELDLWVLPTLAVTKSDEHAWSAGTLWLSADTMLSTMREIGNSVAMLGARKLVLLNSHGGNSGLLDVACREIRRATGLQTFLVHPVLPPDHGGHGADDEHGFGIHGGIDETSLMLHLHPDLVDLDAAVRNVPEWMGEYEHVRFGGTVGFGWTSDDFGPAGVIGDATLATAEHGEHLFEACLRTLADGLREVARFDFPDSASAPSPDLTHDL, from the coding sequence ATGACCACCGCCCACACTCCATCTCGTCGGGCGACGCGTCGACTCGCCGACACCCCGGCCACCGTCGTCGACGCCGCCATCACCGAGCGGTCGATCCTGATCGTGCCGATCGGGGCGACCGAGCAGCACGGCGACCACCTTCCACTCGGCACCGACACGTTCCTCGCACAGTCGTTCGCCGACGCCGCAGCCGAACGATTCGGCGACGAACTCGACCTCTGGGTGCTGCCGACGCTCGCGGTCACCAAGTCCGACGAGCACGCCTGGTCGGCCGGCACGCTCTGGCTCAGTGCCGACACGATGCTGTCGACCATGCGTGAGATCGGCAACTCGGTCGCCATGCTCGGCGCTCGCAAACTCGTCCTGCTCAACTCCCACGGCGGTAACTCCGGTCTGCTCGACGTGGCCTGCCGCGAAATCCGCCGCGCGACCGGGCTGCAGACGTTCCTCGTCCATCCGGTGCTTCCACCCGATCACGGTGGCCACGGTGCCGACGACGAACACGGCTTCGGCATCCACGGCGGCATCGACGAGACGTCGCTGATGCTGCACCTCCATCCCGACCTCGTCGACCTCGACGCAGCCGTGCGCAACGTGCCCGAGTGGATGGGGGAGTACGAACACGTCCGCTTCGGCGGCACGGTCGGATTCGGCTGGACCTCCGACGACTTCGGCCCGGCCGGCGTGATCGGCGATGCCACACTCGCCACCGCCGAGCACGGTGAGCACCTGTTCGAAGCGTGTCTGCGAACGCTCGCCGACGGGTTGCGCGAAGTCGCCCGGTTCGACTTCCCCGACAGCGCGTCCGCTCCGTCACCCGACCTCACTCACGATCTGTAA
- a CDS encoding ABC transporter substrate-binding protein yields the protein MSTVNPIARPRIRRLGAAALALGLVATACGSDDDAEPADDTAAPVDTDAAESTDTETETETETETGTETETEEPAAEGATLAELDPERCEANRAAGTVTYLSSFDFAAAASIIEVVVADESGYFDDMCLDVELRPSFSTANYTLIGSNQAQFGSAGGYTEVLNFSGEGAEFLITADFGKSSINGLVVPEGGAASLADLEGATIGVKGDIPPSLVAMLADAGLTRGEDYDEVLLDGFDPQAHLATGIDALPVYKSNEPGQLDRAGVGYTLFDPTAEGVSGTFGLLYTSPGFAAEHPTAVEDFMRAALKGMEDAIADPVAAVEKSIVRIDAAGNSAFLTMEGELFRWESELAEILASTPEGQHVGEIDPELFAAEYESYVAAGVWPDGAPDDTSPYDASIVAGLYGDDGKVIWPN from the coding sequence ATGAGCACCGTGAACCCCATTGCCCGTCCTCGCATCCGCCGACTCGGTGCCGCAGCCCTCGCGCTCGGCCTCGTCGCCACGGCTTGCGGCAGCGACGACGACGCCGAACCGGCCGACGACACCGCGGCGCCGGTCGACACCGACGCCGCCGAGTCGACCGACACCGAAACGGAGACCGAGACCGAGACCGAGACCGGCACCGAGACGGAGACCGAGGAGCCTGCCGCCGAGGGTGCGACGCTCGCCGAGCTCGATCCCGAGCGCTGTGAGGCCAACCGAGCGGCCGGCACGGTGACCTACCTGTCGAGCTTCGACTTCGCGGCAGCCGCCTCGATCATCGAAGTCGTCGTCGCCGACGAGTCGGGCTACTTCGACGACATGTGTCTCGACGTCGAACTCCGTCCGAGCTTCTCGACCGCCAACTACACGCTCATCGGCAGCAACCAGGCACAGTTCGGTTCCGCCGGTGGCTACACCGAGGTGCTCAACTTCTCCGGTGAGGGCGCCGAATTCCTCATCACCGCCGACTTCGGCAAGTCGTCGATCAACGGACTGGTCGTGCCCGAAGGTGGCGCCGCCAGCCTCGCCGACCTCGAAGGCGCCACGATCGGCGTGAAGGGCGACATCCCACCGTCGCTCGTCGCGATGCTCGCCGACGCCGGCCTGACCCGCGGCGAAGACTACGACGAGGTGCTCCTCGACGGCTTCGACCCGCAGGCGCACCTGGCCACCGGCATCGATGCCCTGCCGGTCTACAAGTCGAACGAGCCCGGTCAGCTCGACCGAGCCGGTGTCGGCTACACCCTCTTCGACCCGACGGCCGAAGGCGTCTCGGGCACGTTCGGTCTGCTCTACACGTCGCCGGGCTTCGCCGCCGAGCACCCGACCGCGGTCGAGGACTTCATGCGTGCTGCGCTGAAGGGCATGGAAGACGCGATCGCCGACCCGGTGGCCGCTGTCGAGAAGTCGATCGTCCGCATCGACGCCGCCGGCAACAGCGCCTTCCTCACGATGGAAGGAGAGCTGTTCCGCTGGGAGAGCGAACTCGCCGAGATCCTGGCCTCCACGCCCGAGGGACAGCACGTCGGTGAGATCGACCCCGAGCTGTTCGCCGCCGAGTACGAGTCGTACGTCGCCGCCGGCGTGTGGCCCGACGGTGCCCCCGACGACACGAGCCCGTACGACGCCTCGATCGTCGCAGGCCTCTACGGCGACGACGGCAAGGTCATCTGGCCCAACTGA
- a CDS encoding ABC transporter permease: MTTSLGPDAEPAVVDADTGAVDSPLPALETVDVGALLAADGRRTRRERILHIVAPVVGVVGFLGLWEALVAIFDVRRFVLPAPWAIVRHIASDPSFYISNARVTIWEAFLGFSIAAVLAMIAATIMAHSRFIERAALPLAVIIQVTPIIAYAPAVVVWLGFGLKPILVITSMVCFVPFLINAIAGLRSVDPNLLELARSVDARKRVIFWKLRFPSSLPHLFSAARIAVGLALIGAVLGEFFAGTTEGLGYAVKTAQARPIQLLEQLWGSIFVLGFIGAVATSLIAAVERVALRWHQSNRP; the protein is encoded by the coding sequence GTGACGACCAGTCTCGGACCCGACGCCGAACCGGCGGTGGTCGACGCGGACACCGGCGCGGTCGATTCACCGCTGCCCGCGCTCGAGACCGTCGACGTGGGCGCCCTGCTCGCGGCCGACGGCCGTCGCACCCGACGCGAGCGCATCCTGCACATCGTCGCGCCGGTCGTCGGCGTGGTCGGTTTCCTCGGTCTGTGGGAAGCGCTCGTCGCGATCTTCGACGTGCGACGATTCGTGCTGCCCGCGCCATGGGCGATCGTTCGACACATCGCCAGCGACCCGTCGTTCTACATCAGCAACGCGCGGGTCACGATCTGGGAGGCGTTCCTCGGCTTCTCGATCGCCGCGGTGCTGGCGATGATCGCGGCGACGATCATGGCGCACTCGCGATTCATCGAGCGAGCGGCGCTGCCCCTGGCCGTCATCATCCAGGTCACCCCGATCATCGCCTACGCGCCCGCCGTCGTGGTCTGGTTGGGGTTTGGCCTCAAGCCGATCCTGGTCATCACCTCGATGGTGTGCTTCGTGCCGTTCCTCATCAACGCGATCGCCGGGCTCCGCTCGGTCGATCCGAACCTGCTGGAGTTGGCCCGATCGGTCGACGCCCGCAAGCGGGTCATCTTCTGGAAGCTGCGCTTCCCCTCGTCGTTGCCGCACCTGTTCTCGGCGGCTCGCATCGCCGTCGGACTCGCGCTCATCGGCGCGGTGCTCGGCGAGTTCTTCGCCGGCACCACCGAAGGGCTCGGCTACGCCGTCAAGACCGCGCAGGCTCGACCCATCCAGCTGCTCGAACAGCTGTGGGGGAGCATCTTCGTGCTCGGCTTCATCGGTGCCGTCGCCACGTCACTGATCGCTGCGGTCGAACGCGTCGCCCTCCGTTGGCACCAGTCGAACCGACCCTGA
- a CDS encoding ABC transporter ATP-binding protein, whose translation MPLLPTGRRSDAPDELSDQRSVAISGVHKVFRSRGTAVEALRSVDLHIRGGEFVSLLGPSGCGKSTLLRVIGGLVEPDAGIVTVGGLTPNTARRMKRFGLVPQASSLVPWATVDKNVRFLSSLESRRDVGHSALSDDEIDDLIDTVGLSKFRNSYPHELSGGMQQRVSLVRGFALGAPVLLMDEPFAALDEITRSDMRYLLLELWERTGTSVVFVTHSISESVILSDRVVVMAARPGRIAAVEEIGLPRPRTPEMEDAHEFHEHARVLRTHLKEHHS comes from the coding sequence ATGCCACTGCTGCCGACCGGTCGTCGTTCCGACGCCCCCGATGAGCTCTCCGACCAACGGTCGGTCGCCATCTCCGGAGTCCACAAGGTGTTCCGGAGCCGTGGAACTGCGGTGGAGGCGTTGCGTTCGGTCGACCTCCACATCCGCGGCGGCGAGTTCGTCAGCCTGCTCGGCCCATCGGGTTGCGGCAAGTCGACCTTGCTCCGTGTGATCGGCGGACTGGTCGAACCCGACGCCGGCATCGTCACCGTCGGCGGACTCACCCCCAACACGGCGCGGCGGATGAAGCGCTTCGGCCTCGTCCCGCAGGCGTCGTCACTCGTGCCGTGGGCGACCGTCGACAAGAACGTGCGCTTCCTCTCGTCGCTCGAATCGCGTCGCGACGTCGGGCACTCCGCGCTCTCCGACGACGAGATCGACGACCTGATCGACACCGTCGGGCTCAGCAAGTTCCGCAACTCGTACCCGCACGAGCTGTCGGGCGGCATGCAGCAGCGCGTCTCGCTCGTGCGTGGCTTCGCCCTCGGCGCCCCCGTGCTGCTGATGGACGAACCATTCGCCGCGCTCGACGAGATCACCCGCTCCGACATGCGCTACCTCCTGCTCGAACTGTGGGAACGCACCGGTACAAGCGTCGTGTTCGTGACGCACTCGATCAGCGAATCGGTCATCCTGTCCGACCGGGTGGTCGTCATGGCGGCCCGCCCGGGACGCATCGCCGCCGTCGAAGAGATCGGGCTGCCCCGTCCGCGCACGCCCGAGATGGAAGATGCCCACGAGTTCCACGAGCACGCACGCGTGCTGCGGACACACCTGAAGGAGCATCACTCGTGA
- a CDS encoding GntR family transcriptional regulator, whose product MKDNRDITSAVLRLWRGALASGLGMPSEAELAEQAGASRPAVREVLIRMEEDGLIVRRHGSGTYPNPAALEVPTRLDKAADFADRLAAAGYESRVEVMRADVLVVDPDDVPRFATTEPIRLLRTTKRWWADDAVAVVAVDQVPLAPNVSDDEATARAADAMTVLAESIGRGTADWMFTWPAAAVLDAETAELLQRSDGDAVLRIENLGVDRRDRRVFHALEYHCPGIVEYGLIHTLQ is encoded by the coding sequence ATGAAAGACAATCGCGACATCACGTCCGCCGTCCTGCGGCTCTGGCGCGGCGCGTTGGCGTCGGGACTCGGCATGCCGTCGGAGGCCGAACTCGCCGAGCAGGCAGGGGCCAGCCGTCCGGCGGTGCGTGAAGTCCTCATCCGCATGGAGGAGGACGGACTGATCGTGCGGCGTCACGGATCGGGCACGTACCCGAACCCGGCGGCGCTCGAGGTGCCGACGCGGCTCGACAAGGCGGCCGACTTCGCCGACCGACTCGCCGCCGCCGGCTACGAGTCGCGTGTCGAAGTGATGCGCGCCGACGTGCTCGTCGTCGACCCAGACGACGTGCCGCGCTTCGCCACCACCGAGCCGATCCGACTGCTCCGCACGACCAAGCGCTGGTGGGCCGACGACGCGGTGGCCGTGGTCGCGGTCGACCAGGTGCCGCTCGCTCCGAACGTGTCCGACGACGAGGCCACGGCCCGTGCCGCCGACGCGATGACGGTGCTGGCGGAGTCGATCGGTCGCGGCACCGCCGACTGGATGTTCACCTGGCCGGCCGCCGCGGTGCTCGACGCCGAGACGGCCGAGTTGTTGCAACGCTCCGACGGTGACGCGGTCCTGCGGATCGAGAACCTCGGCGTCGACCGTCGAGATCGCCGCGTGTTCCATGCGCTCGAGTACCACTGCCCCGGCATCGTCGAGTACGGCCTGATCCACACGTTGCAGTAG
- a CDS encoding AMP-binding protein, protein MTSTAHELLSSSTLAHADRTALHWVDRDRTLTYAAASDAMARAASTLDAFGVAPGGHVGVFAHPGLDYVVAMLGSWSLGAAAALVDLAAKQSFGAQMSSVAPDAIIYTNDHFDDVRPAIDQLPTVRAYAGMDGPQAGNVGWLEALATATPRSADGSISVDGEATAIVTFGPDDAPVAVRHRDLVDGAERFVERVGLTVDDVTLCAVPLATRFHLEASVLAAFSVGATAGMLKTWDRESAWEAMDRHGTTVLCADVMHCRDLFDESSARGRTPAALRAVVAADVDAAAMLGLLQERFDLEVYDA, encoded by the coding sequence ATGACCTCCACCGCACACGAGCTCCTCTCGTCGTCGACCCTCGCGCACGCCGATCGAACGGCACTGCACTGGGTCGATCGCGATCGCACGCTCACCTACGCAGCGGCGAGCGACGCGATGGCGCGGGCCGCTTCGACACTCGACGCGTTCGGCGTCGCCCCCGGCGGACACGTCGGCGTCTTCGCTCACCCTGGTCTCGACTACGTGGTGGCGATGCTCGGCTCGTGGTCGCTCGGCGCCGCGGCCGCGCTCGTCGACCTCGCTGCGAAGCAGTCGTTCGGAGCGCAGATGTCGAGTGTCGCTCCCGACGCGATCATCTACACCAACGATCACTTCGACGACGTCCGGCCGGCGATCGACCAGCTCCCGACCGTCCGCGCCTACGCCGGGATGGACGGTCCGCAGGCCGGCAACGTCGGTTGGCTCGAGGCGCTGGCGACCGCCACGCCGCGCTCGGCCGACGGATCGATCTCGGTCGACGGCGAGGCGACGGCCATCGTCACGTTCGGCCCCGACGATGCGCCCGTCGCGGTTCGTCATCGAGATCTCGTCGATGGGGCCGAGCGCTTCGTCGAGCGCGTCGGGTTGACCGTCGACGACGTGACGCTGTGCGCGGTTCCGCTGGCGACTCGCTTCCATCTCGAAGCGAGCGTGCTCGCCGCGTTCTCGGTGGGGGCGACGGCCGGAATGCTCAAGACGTGGGACCGCGAATCGGCGTGGGAAGCAATGGACCGGCACGGCACCACCGTGCTCTGCGCCGATGTGATGCACTGTCGCGATCTGTTCGACGAGTCGTCGGCGCGAGGGCGAACGCCAGCGGCTCTGCGTGCGGTGGTCGCGGCGGACGTCGACGCAGCTGCCATGCTCGGACTTCTGCAGGAACGTTTCGACCTCGAGGTGTACGACGCATGA
- a CDS encoding class I adenylate-forming enzyme family protein yields the protein MNIVWTFRRTARRHGARTFLIDSETCLNYAQADRMTDAIAADLQARGIERGDRVGLCAPDQVGLWLAIIGTWKAGALPALLDPQLGPDALPYFIDDIDAKVVVAVPARHDDLRAAGAASVIALGELGRADEAPIDCHDDDAPLYLSYTSGTTGAPKGAVLRSGPVTLATACIGERLGLTSDDVLLATTPIASSFQLVAALMPAIHAGAAVALVAGRPVDEMWEVARTSNATVMVGYPLTLADIVNAPGAEDSSFRIAMSGGSPLAPRIKRDYRDRMGIALMETYGQSEMGGFMAMGSPSDGDRALAGYVGRPLPDRVAYVGGRDHAELPAGEIGEVMVTHGYFDSYRNKPGKFDEATAGGVLHTGDVAVSDADGFLKVLGRTRETEAAVERGGFLRELEDALYEHPAVLHAAVVETDDGRLAGFFQTLDGEPLDPDALLAHAAELVAPALLPASMTQLDEMPRTFSGKADRLRMAASVSE from the coding sequence ATGAACATCGTGTGGACCTTCCGGAGAACCGCCCGACGCCACGGCGCGCGCACGTTCCTGATCGACAGTGAGACCTGCCTGAACTACGCCCAGGCCGACCGCATGACCGACGCGATCGCGGCCGATCTACAGGCGCGCGGCATCGAGCGAGGGGATCGTGTCGGTCTCTGTGCGCCCGATCAGGTCGGACTCTGGTTGGCCATCATCGGCACGTGGAAAGCGGGAGCACTGCCCGCGCTGCTCGACCCGCAACTGGGTCCCGATGCGCTGCCGTATTTCATCGACGACATCGACGCGAAGGTCGTCGTCGCCGTTCCCGCCCGCCACGACGACCTCCGCGCCGCTGGAGCCGCATCGGTCATCGCCCTCGGCGAGCTCGGTCGGGCCGACGAGGCGCCGATCGACTGTCACGACGACGACGCGCCGCTGTACCTGTCGTACACGTCGGGTACGACCGGTGCGCCGAAGGGCGCCGTGCTCCGGTCGGGTCCTGTCACCCTGGCAACGGCGTGCATCGGCGAACGACTCGGGCTGACGAGCGACGACGTGCTGCTCGCCACCACGCCGATCGCGAGCAGCTTCCAACTGGTCGCGGCGCTGATGCCGGCGATCCACGCCGGTGCTGCGGTGGCCTTGGTCGCCGGCCGTCCGGTCGACGAGATGTGGGAGGTCGCGCGTACCTCCAATGCCACGGTCATGGTCGGCTACCCACTGACGCTGGCCGACATCGTCAACGCTCCCGGTGCCGAGGACAGTTCGTTCCGCATCGCGATGTCGGGAGGCTCACCGCTCGCGCCTCGGATCAAGCGTGACTACCGCGACCGGATGGGCATCGCGCTCATGGAGACCTACGGGCAGAGCGAGATGGGCGGGTTCATGGCGATGGGCAGCCCGAGTGACGGCGACCGAGCGCTCGCCGGATACGTCGGCCGCCCGTTGCCCGACCGCGTGGCGTACGTCGGTGGTCGTGACCATGCCGAACTCCCGGCCGGTGAGATCGGCGAGGTCATGGTGACGCACGGCTACTTCGACTCGTACCGGAACAAGCCGGGCAAGTTCGACGAGGCGACCGCCGGTGGCGTGCTCCACACCGGCGACGTCGCGGTGAGCGACGCCGACGGCTTCCTCAAGGTCCTCGGTCGCACGCGTGAGACCGAGGCGGCCGTCGAGCGCGGCGGGTTCCTCCGCGAGCTCGAAGATGCGCTGTACGAACATCCCGCGGTGCTCCACGCTGCCGTCGTCGAGACCGACGACGGTCGGCTGGCCGGGTTCTTCCAGACGCTCGACGGCGAGCCGCTCGACCCCGATGCCCTGCTGGCGCACGCCGCCGAGCTCGTCGCCCCGGCACTGCTTCCGGCCTCGATGACGCAGCTCGACGAGATGCCCCGAACGTTCAGCGGCAAGGCCGACCGCCTGCGCATGGCCGCCAGCGTGAGCGAGTGA
- a CDS encoding riboflavin synthase, translated as MFTGIVQDQCEVIEKEIVDGVCRMTVDLGDHAEGLQLGASVANNGACLTAAKIDGGIVRFDVIGETLSLTNLADVEVGDRVNIERSLKFGDELGGHILSGHVSGTAIVSEIEVDGDNRTMWFDVEPEHMRNLLWKGWISLDGASLTISRVDRDANRIAVSLIPETLERTTLGRAEPGTRINIEVDAQTQTIMHAVQELFRDESLRAQVLGQA; from the coding sequence ATGTTCACCGGAATCGTTCAAGACCAGTGCGAGGTCATCGAGAAGGAGATCGTCGACGGCGTCTGCCGCATGACGGTCGACCTCGGCGACCATGCCGAGGGCTTGCAGTTGGGCGCTTCCGTCGCCAACAACGGCGCGTGCCTCACCGCCGCGAAGATCGACGGCGGCATCGTGCGCTTCGACGTGATCGGCGAGACGCTCAGTCTCACCAACCTCGCCGACGTCGAGGTCGGCGACCGCGTCAACATCGAACGGTCACTCAAGTTCGGTGACGAGCTCGGCGGACACATCCTGTCGGGCCACGTGTCGGGCACGGCCATCGTGTCGGAGATCGAGGTCGACGGCGACAACCGAACCATGTGGTTCGACGTCGAACCCGAACACATGCGCAACCTGCTGTGGAAGGGGTGGATCTCGCTCGACGGCGCGAGCCTCACGATCTCGCGCGTCGACCGCGACGCCAACCGGATCGCCGTCAGCCTGATCCCCGAGACGCTCGAGCGCACCACCCTCGGTCGCGCCGAGCCCGGCACACGGATCAACATCGAGGTCGACGCACAGACCCAGACGATCATGCACGCCGTGCAGGAGCTGTTCCGCGACGAGTCGCTGCGCGCGCAGGTGCTCGGCCAGGCGTGA
- a CDS encoding SDR family NAD(P)-dependent oxidoreductase, whose amino-acid sequence MTTTLAGRRALVTGAAKGIGRSVAEHLATIDMRLVLLDVDPGVTEVADRLGATSIVADLTASDDVRGQLAALADDEAFWLLVNNAGVFFRSSILDMEIDDWDRVQQINVRSMVTTMQAVVPAMIAAGGGRVVNMASMAAKLGTPGEAAYAASKSAVVALSRIASMEFGEHDITVNSICPGYVLTEMGADTRSPQDVAAWTAKSPLGRLASEGDVASLIAHLASDGAGYLTGQALNVTGGMCTW is encoded by the coding sequence GTGACCACCACGCTCGCAGGCCGCCGCGCCCTCGTCACCGGCGCGGCGAAGGGAATCGGACGGTCGGTCGCCGAGCACCTCGCCACGATCGACATGCGCCTCGTGTTGCTCGACGTCGACCCCGGCGTCACCGAGGTGGCCGACCGACTCGGAGCCACCTCGATCGTCGCCGACCTCACCGCGTCCGACGACGTGCGCGGGCAGTTGGCCGCGCTGGCCGACGACGAGGCGTTCTGGCTCCTGGTCAACAACGCCGGCGTCTTCTTCCGCTCGTCGATTCTCGACATGGAGATCGACGACTGGGATCGCGTGCAACAGATCAACGTCCGTTCGATGGTCACCACGATGCAGGCGGTCGTGCCGGCGATGATCGCCGCGGGCGGTGGTCGCGTCGTCAACATGGCCTCGATGGCGGCCAAGCTCGGCACGCCCGGTGAGGCCGCGTACGCCGCGTCGAAGTCTGCGGTCGTCGCGCTCAGCCGGATCGCTTCGATGGAGTTCGGCGAGCACGACATCACCGTCAACTCGATCTGCCCGGGCTACGTGCTCACCGAGATGGGTGCCGACACGCGGAGTCCGCAGGACGTCGCAGCATGGACGGCGAAGAGTCCACTCGGCCGGCTCGCGAGCGAGGGCGACGTGGCGTCGCTGATCGCCCACCTCGCGTCGGACGGGGCCGGGTACCTCACCGGTCAGGCGCTCAACGTCACCGGCGGGATGTGCACCTGGTGA
- a CDS encoding 2-keto-4-pentenoate hydratase, which translates to MVDRAVGRLAAAAASGVPCAPVRDLIGSDASNAYEVQERATQLRIRDGATIVGRKIGLTSQAARDQFGVDEPDIGVLFDDMSRPDGATVSLDELIQPMVEAEVAFVLGDDLVDGELDVARVRAAVRECRAAFEIVDSRIATWDITIGDTIADNGSSGLFVLSETGRTLDEVEPAEVEMEVRRDGEVVSSGRGDACLGDPLNALVWLAQTARELGRPLRSGEVVLSGALGPMVVVAGGEHFVAEMTGLGTVSVSFDVRGEDAATTTP; encoded by the coding sequence GTGGTCGATCGAGCCGTCGGGCGTCTGGCCGCTGCCGCGGCCTCCGGCGTGCCGTGCGCTCCGGTCCGCGATCTGATCGGCTCCGACGCGTCGAACGCGTACGAGGTTCAAGAGCGCGCGACGCAGCTCCGGATCCGAGACGGTGCGACCATCGTCGGTCGCAAGATCGGGCTCACGTCGCAGGCGGCGCGCGATCAGTTCGGCGTCGACGAACCCGACATCGGCGTCCTGTTCGACGACATGTCGCGGCCCGACGGCGCCACCGTGTCACTCGACGAACTGATCCAACCCATGGTCGAAGCCGAGGTGGCCTTCGTGCTCGGCGACGACCTCGTCGACGGTGAACTCGACGTCGCTCGCGTGCGCGCCGCCGTGCGCGAATGTCGGGCTGCGTTCGAGATCGTCGACAGTCGGATCGCCACGTGGGACATCACGATCGGCGACACCATCGCCGACAACGGATCGAGTGGGTTGTTCGTGTTGAGCGAGACGGGGCGGACGCTCGACGAGGTCGAACCCGCCGAGGTGGAGATGGAGGTCCGGCGCGACGGCGAGGTGGTGTCGTCGGGGCGTGGCGACGCGTGTCTCGGCGATCCGCTCAACGCGCTGGTCTGGTTGGCGCAGACCGCCCGCGAACTCGGTCGGCCGCTCCGCTCCGGCGAGGTCGTGTTGTCGGGTGCGCTCGGGCCGATGGTGGTTGTAGCCGGCGGTGAACACTTCGTCGCCGAGATGACCGGGCTCGGCACCGTCTCGGTGTCGTTCGACGTTCGCGGCGAGGATGCCGCGACCACGACGCCGTAG
- a CDS encoding NAD(P)-dependent alcohol dehydrogenase: MRAVVQHRYGGTDVLELAEIDRPTIGADEVLVEVVAAAVDRGTEHLMTGRPWLIRLVGYGFRRPKQPVVGLDVAGIVRAVGDDVTRFEVGDEVFGIAKGSLAEFTAAAESKLAKKPAGLSFEHAAASSVSGIAALQALTDVGRLEPGQRVLVIGASGGVGSFAVQLARALGGIVDGVAGTDNLELVASLGAERVYDHRTTDIADIAEQADPYDLVVDIGGRNPVRKLRRLLTRSGTLVIVGGEDGNRITGGVGRQIRATALSPFVHQRLTMFMSTEAHSFIERLAEHLESGAVVPAVSNRFPLDQARDAMRQFETGTARGKTVIRVADDGE, encoded by the coding sequence ATGCGTGCCGTCGTCCAACACCGCTACGGCGGTACCGACGTGCTCGAACTCGCCGAGATCGATCGGCCCACGATCGGCGCCGACGAGGTGCTCGTCGAGGTCGTCGCCGCCGCCGTCGACCGCGGCACCGAACACCTGATGACCGGCCGTCCGTGGCTGATCCGCCTCGTCGGCTACGGGTTCCGTCGCCCGAAGCAGCCGGTCGTCGGTCTCGACGTCGCCGGCATCGTCCGCGCCGTCGGCGACGACGTGACCCGCTTCGAGGTCGGCGACGAGGTGTTCGGCATCGCGAAGGGTTCGCTCGCCGAGTTCACCGCTGCCGCCGAGAGCAAGTTGGCGAAGAAGCCCGCCGGGCTCAGCTTCGAGCACGCAGCAGCGTCGAGCGTGTCGGGCATCGCGGCGCTCCAGGCGCTGACCGACGTCGGCCGCCTGGAGCCCGGCCAACGCGTCCTCGTCATCGGCGCGTCCGGTGGCGTCGGCAGCTTCGCGGTGCAGTTGGCGCGCGCCCTCGGCGGCATCGTCGACGGGGTCGCCGGCACCGACAACCTCGAACTCGTCGCCTCGCTCGGCGCCGAGCGGGTGTACGACCATCGGACCACCGACATCGCCGACATCGCCGAACAGGCCGATCCCTACGACCTGGTCGTCGACATCGGCGGCCGCAACCCGGTGCGCAAGCTGCGCCGCCTCCTCACCCGCTCGGGCACGCTCGTCATCGTGGGTGGCGAAGACGGCAACCGCATCACCGGCGGTGTCGGTCGGCAGATCCGCGCCACGGCGCTGTCGCCCTTCGTCCACCAACGACTCACCATGTTCATGAGCACCGAAGCGCACTCGTTCATCGAACGTCTGGCCGAGCACCTCGAGTCGGGGGCGGTCGTCCCGGCGGTCTCCAACCGCTTCCCGCTCGATCAGGCACGCGACGCGATGCGTCAGTTCGAGACCGGCACGGCGCGCGGCAAGACCGTCATCCGCGTCGCCGACGACGGCGAGTGA